In the Hyphomonadaceae bacterium BL14 genome, one interval contains:
- the lpdA gene encoding dihydrolipoyl dehydrogenase produces MADKFDVIIIGGGPGGYNCAIRAGQLGLKAALIEKRKTLGGTCLNVGCIPSKALLHASEMYEEAGTHFADMGIGVGALSLDLKKMMARKDAAVKGLTDGVAFLMKKNKVTVFHGTGAIAGKGKVTVTPDDGEAQTLETRHIVIATGSDVTPLPGVEIDEARIVSSTGALELASVPKKLTVIGAGVIGLELGSVWRRLGSDVTVVEYLDRVLPGMDGAVSKAARKIFEKQGIKFQLARKVTAVETGKAGLTVKTEAAAGGDAQSHEADVVLVSIGRRPYTHGLGLDTVGIETDTRGFIPNEHFRTSADGVWVIGDATYGPMLAHKAEDDGAACAELIAGKAGHVNYLATPNVVYTYPEIAAVGYTEEQVKEQGRDYKTGQFPFMANSRARTIHQTDGMVKIIADAKTDEILGAHIIGPHAGEMIAELALAMEFRASSEDVARTSHPHPTLSEAIRQAAMGVEGWTMQM; encoded by the coding sequence ATGGCTGACAAATTTGACGTGATCATCATCGGGGGCGGCCCCGGCGGCTATAACTGTGCCATCCGCGCCGGCCAGCTGGGCCTCAAGGCCGCCCTGATCGAGAAGCGCAAGACGCTGGGCGGCACCTGCCTGAATGTGGGCTGCATCCCGTCCAAGGCACTGCTGCATGCGTCGGAAATGTATGAAGAGGCCGGGACGCACTTTGCCGATATGGGCATTGGCGTGGGCGCGTTGTCGCTGGATCTCAAAAAGATGATGGCGCGCAAGGATGCGGCGGTGAAGGGGCTCACCGACGGCGTCGCCTTTCTGATGAAGAAAAACAAGGTCACCGTGTTCCACGGAACCGGCGCGATCGCAGGCAAGGGCAAGGTGACGGTCACGCCAGACGACGGCGAGGCGCAGACGCTGGAAACCCGCCATATCGTCATTGCCACGGGCTCTGACGTGACGCCGCTGCCGGGCGTGGAGATTGACGAGGCGCGTATCGTCTCCTCCACCGGCGCGCTGGAGCTGGCGTCCGTTCCCAAAAAACTCACCGTGATCGGTGCGGGCGTGATCGGGCTGGAGCTGGGCTCGGTCTGGCGCCGGCTGGGCTCGGACGTGACCGTGGTGGAATATCTCGACCGGGTCCTGCCGGGCATGGACGGGGCGGTGTCCAAAGCTGCGCGCAAGATTTTTGAAAAGCAGGGCATCAAATTCCAGCTGGCGCGCAAGGTCACCGCCGTGGAGACCGGCAAGGCCGGCCTGACGGTAAAGACCGAGGCGGCTGCGGGCGGTGATGCCCAGAGCCATGAGGCCGATGTGGTGCTGGTGAGCATTGGCCGCCGGCCCTACACGCACGGGCTGGGCCTGGACACGGTGGGGATCGAGACCGACACGCGCGGCTTCATCCCCAACGAGCACTTCCGGACGTCCGCCGACGGCGTGTGGGTGATCGGCGATGCGACCTACGGGCCCATGCTGGCCCACAAGGCCGAGGACGACGGCGCGGCCTGTGCCGAGCTGATCGCGGGCAAGGCGGGGCATGTGAATTATCTGGCCACGCCCAACGTGGTCTACACCTATCCGGAAATCGCCGCGGTCGGGTACACCGAGGAGCAGGTGAAGGAGCAGGGCCGCGATTACAAGACCGGCCAGTTCCCGTTCATGGCCAATTCGCGCGCGCGCACCATCCACCAGACCGACGGCATGGTGAAAATCATCGCCGATGCGAAGACGGACGAGATTCTGGGTGCCCATATCATTGGCCCGCACGCGGGCGAGATGATCGCCGAGCTGGCGCTGGCCATGGAGTTCCGCGCCTCGTCGGAAGACGTGGCCCGCACCTCCCACCCCCACCCGACCCTGTCGGAAGCGATTCGACAGGCGGCGATGGGCGTGGAAGGCTGGACCATGCAGATGTAG
- a CDS encoding GNAT family N-acetyltransferase, whose translation MTGSGAQIEVRTERLRLVALDAVLAHLQRHDRDAFFTALRARREAAWPPELRGHFSMDRSLDALTAAPGEAGWHGWVFLMPVQGGPDRAVGAGGFHGAPGSDGAIEISYAMLPSFREQGLATEAVEGLLGWAFADRNVKSVRARTPAHLAASRRVLEKTGFRQTGEASVNGEQVADYARAVPQR comes from the coding sequence ATGACCGGGTCTGGAGCGCAGATTGAGGTGCGGACCGAACGCCTGCGCCTGGTGGCGCTGGACGCTGTTCTGGCGCATTTGCAGCGGCACGACCGGGATGCCTTCTTCACCGCCCTGCGCGCCCGGCGCGAAGCCGCCTGGCCGCCGGAGCTCAGAGGCCATTTTTCCATGGACCGGTCGCTGGACGCGCTGACTGCCGCACCGGGCGAGGCCGGCTGGCATGGCTGGGTGTTCCTGATGCCGGTGCAGGGCGGCCCCGACCGGGCCGTGGGCGCGGGCGGGTTTCACGGCGCGCCGGGTTCTGACGGGGCGATCGAGATCAGCTACGCCATGCTGCCCAGCTTCCGCGAGCAGGGCCTGGCCACCGAGGCGGTGGAGGGGCTGCTGGGCTGGGCGTTCGCTGACCGAAACGTGAAATCGGTGCGCGCGCGTACGCCCGCTCATCTCGCCGCCTCACGCCGGGTGCTGGAAAAGACCGGCTTCCGCCAGACGGGCGAGGCGAGCGTCAACGGGGAACAGGTCGCCGACTATGCCCGCGCGGTGCCGCAGCGTTAG
- a CDS encoding exodeoxyribonuclease III, translating to MRALTLATWNINSVRLRAPQIARFAAEASPDIICLQEIKCLEDQFPYAAFAEMGYPHAAVTGQKGMHGVATVSRLPVEALEPHAVCPKAEARYQRVKIDGLEILNFYIPAGGDEPDPEINPRFRHKLDFLDALETYLAGRRDDPGARVLVGDLNIAPLEHDVWSHKQLLNVISHTPVETDALERIRMAGGFADAPRALVPEPEKLFTWWSYRNRDWRASNRGRRLDHIWVNGDLEAAAMAPGRAGFKVWEDCRDWDKPSDHAPVTLQLR from the coding sequence ATGCGCGCGCTGACCCTGGCGACGTGGAATATCAATTCGGTCCGCCTGCGCGCGCCCCAGATCGCCCGTTTCGCCGCCGAGGCGTCGCCCGACATCATCTGCCTGCAGGAGATCAAATGCCTGGAGGATCAATTCCCCTACGCCGCCTTCGCCGAGATGGGCTATCCCCACGCGGCTGTCACCGGCCAGAAGGGCATGCACGGCGTCGCGACCGTCTCGCGCCTGCCTGTCGAGGCGCTAGAGCCCCATGCCGTCTGCCCCAAGGCCGAGGCGCGCTATCAGCGCGTGAAGATTGACGGGCTCGAAATCCTCAATTTCTACATCCCTGCCGGCGGCGACGAGCCGGACCCGGAGATCAATCCGCGCTTCCGCCACAAGCTCGACTTTCTCGACGCGCTGGAGACCTATCTCGCCGGCCGGCGCGACGATCCCGGCGCGCGCGTTCTGGTCGGCGATCTCAACATCGCGCCTCTCGAGCATGATGTCTGGTCGCACAAACAGCTCCTCAACGTGATCTCCCACACCCCGGTGGAAACCGATGCGCTCGAACGCATCCGCATGGCGGGCGGGTTCGCCGATGCGCCCCGTGCGCTGGTCCCGGAACCGGAGAAGCTGTTCACCTGGTGGAGCTACCGCAATCGCGACTGGCGCGCGTCCAATCGCGGCCGCCGCCTGGATCATATCTGGGTCAATGGCGATCTCGAGGCGGCGGCAATGGCGCCGGGCCGCGCGGGCTTCAAGGTCTGGGAAGACTGCCGCGACTGGGACAAGCCTTCCGACCATGCGCCGGTGACGCTGCAACTGCGCTAG
- a CDS encoding EAL domain-containing protein gives MAPIRHAISRVMRSLVIKFTLLCGLILILATAALMSVEYYLKRAENTETGLQHAQIITELFATTLAPAIASGDAGFLVTRLGQFSDRADVDGIYAVNVSRTVLAADGDVPVNPGMRAADALIQSALGAVDTRVETIGQDIHVAAPAFHDGRVVGAIVVKVPIHAVARPAGEILRRQVMIALGALLVFLPLVALMVSRALSPMRKLIEAARAASSRNLDIRIDIRTGDELELLANAFNRMFARLEASVKRVHRLAYVDMITELPNRERFRKEVERVTREAENGQEGAVLFLDLDRFKRVNDSLGIGEGDRLLDAVARRLREAARGWDLAHGEGGSEPSMVARLGGDEFTVLLPQLRDPADAARLARRIIDSIRRPFEISGHQVFLGLSAGIALFPRDGDDPETLLRHADLAMAAAKRSGGNAYEYFESSMNRSAFERLVLENELREAVRDDQLVVFYQPKISFADGSIAGSEALVRWRHPTAGMLAPGAFIQAAEECGLIGEIGDWVLRRACRDAQALRASGLTKPVAVNVSAMQFESEHFARSVMDALEQSGLPPELLELELTESTAMRDPERVIAQIAPLREMGVTFAIDDFGTGHSSLSYLTRMPFDVFKIDQSFVRNMMDDEHARIVVETILAMARSLKLKTVAEGVETAEQYAALRNLGATLAQGYLFARPMPLDEFERFSAPGTKAAQIAG, from the coding sequence ATGGCGCCGATCAGACATGCGATTTCACGCGTCATGCGTTCGCTGGTTATCAAGTTCACGCTGCTGTGCGGCCTGATCCTGATCCTGGCCACGGCCGCGCTGATGAGCGTGGAGTACTACCTCAAGCGCGCTGAAAACACCGAAACCGGCCTGCAGCATGCACAGATCATCACCGAGTTGTTCGCCACCACGCTTGCCCCGGCCATCGCCAGCGGCGATGCGGGCTTTCTGGTCACGCGCCTGGGCCAGTTTTCCGATCGCGCCGACGTCGACGGTATCTACGCCGTCAATGTGAGCCGCACGGTTCTGGCCGCCGATGGCGATGTGCCGGTCAATCCGGGCATGCGCGCCGCCGACGCGCTGATCCAGTCGGCGCTGGGCGCGGTGGATACGCGCGTCGAGACCATCGGTCAGGACATCCATGTCGCCGCCCCGGCCTTCCATGACGGCCGCGTGGTGGGTGCTATCGTCGTGAAGGTGCCGATTCATGCGGTGGCGCGGCCGGCCGGAGAAATTCTGCGCCGCCAGGTGATGATCGCGCTGGGCGCGCTCCTGGTCTTCCTGCCACTGGTGGCGCTGATGGTGAGCCGCGCGCTGAGCCCGATGCGCAAGCTGATCGAGGCGGCCCGCGCCGCGTCCTCGCGCAATCTGGACATCCGCATCGATATCCGCACCGGCGACGAGCTGGAATTGCTGGCCAACGCGTTCAACCGCATGTTCGCGCGCCTGGAAGCCAGCGTGAAGCGCGTCCATCGGCTGGCCTATGTGGACATGATCACCGAACTGCCCAATCGCGAGCGCTTCCGCAAGGAAGTCGAGCGCGTGACCCGCGAAGCCGAGAACGGGCAGGAAGGCGCGGTGCTCTTTCTCGATCTCGACCGGTTCAAGCGGGTGAATGACTCACTGGGCATCGGCGAAGGTGACCGGCTGCTGGACGCCGTGGCGCGCCGTCTGCGCGAAGCGGCCCGCGGCTGGGATCTCGCTCATGGCGAAGGCGGCTCGGAGCCGTCCATGGTGGCGCGCCTGGGCGGGGACGAGTTTACCGTGCTGTTGCCTCAGCTACGCGATCCGGCTGACGCGGCGCGCCTGGCCCGCCGCATCATCGATTCGATCCGCCGCCCGTTCGAGATTTCCGGCCATCAGGTCTTCCTGGGCCTGTCAGCGGGCATCGCCCTGTTCCCGCGCGATGGCGACGATCCCGAAACCCTGCTGCGCCACGCGGATCTGGCCATGGCGGCGGCCAAGCGCAGCGGCGGCAATGCGTACGAGTATTTCGAATCCTCCATGAACCGCAGCGCGTTCGAGCGCCTGGTGCTGGAAAATGAACTGCGTGAAGCGGTGCGCGACGATCAGCTGGTGGTCTTCTATCAGCCCAAGATCAGCTTTGCCGACGGGTCCATCGCCGGCTCCGAGGCGCTGGTGCGCTGGCGCCACCCCACGGCGGGCATGCTGGCACCGGGTGCGTTCATCCAGGCCGCCGAGGAATGCGGGCTGATCGGCGAGATCGGCGACTGGGTGCTGCGCCGCGCCTGCCGCGACGCCCAGGCCCTGCGCGCCAGCGGCCTGACCAAGCCGGTGGCGGTGAATGTCTCGGCCATGCAGTTCGAGAGCGAGCACTTCGCCCGCAGCGTCATGGATGCGCTGGAGCAATCGGGCCTGCCGCCCGAGCTTCTGGAGCTGGAACTGACCGAGTCCACAGCCATGCGCGACCCCGAGCGCGTCATCGCCCAGATCGCCCCGCTGCGCGAGATGGGCGTGACCTTCGCCATTGACGATTTTGGCACCGGCCATTCCAGCCTGTCCTATCTGACACGCATGCCGTTCGATGTGTTCAAGATCGACCAGAGTTTCGTGCGCAACATGATGGACGACGAACATGCGCGCATCGTGGTCGAGACGATTCTGGCCATGGCCCGCTCGCTCAAGCTCAAGACCGTCGCCGAGGGCGTGGAAACGGCCGAGCAATATGCCGCCCTGCGCAATCTGGGTGCCACGCTGGCACAGGGTTATCTGTTCGCCCGGCCCATGCCGCTGGACGAGTTCGAGCGCTTCTCCGCACCTGGCACCAAAGCCGCTCAGATCGCCGGATAG